From Cronobacter turicensis z3032, the proteins below share one genomic window:
- the cysW gene encoding Sulfate transport system permease protein cysW yields MNWGKWLLIGIGMLLSAFILVVPMIYIFAKAFSDGLMPVLENIANPDMLHAIWLTVLIALITVPVNLVFGTLLAWLVTRFNFPGRQLLLTLLDIPFAVSPVVAGLVYLLFYGSNGPLGGWLDAHNMQIMFAWPGMALVTIFVTCPFVVRELVPVMLSQGSHEDEAAILLGASGWQMFRRVTLPNIRWALLYGVVLTNARAIGEFGAVSVVSGSIRGETLSLPLQIELLEQDYNTVGAFTAAALLTLMAILTLFLKSALQWRLNNQEKRVQQEGNHEH; encoded by the coding sequence GGTAAATGGCTGCTTATCGGCATCGGGATGCTGCTGTCGGCATTTATTCTCGTGGTGCCGATGATTTATATCTTCGCCAAAGCCTTTTCCGATGGCCTGATGCCGGTGCTGGAGAATATCGCTAACCCCGATATGCTGCACGCCATCTGGCTGACCGTGTTGATCGCGCTGATTACCGTTCCGGTGAATCTGGTATTCGGCACGCTGCTGGCCTGGCTTGTGACGCGCTTTAACTTCCCTGGTCGCCAGCTGCTGCTGACGCTGCTGGATATTCCTTTTGCCGTCTCGCCTGTGGTGGCGGGGCTGGTCTACCTGCTGTTTTACGGCTCCAACGGCCCGCTTGGCGGCTGGCTGGACGCGCACAACATGCAGATTATGTTTGCCTGGCCCGGTATGGCGCTGGTGACGATATTTGTGACCTGTCCGTTCGTGGTACGCGAGCTGGTGCCGGTGATGTTAAGCCAGGGCAGCCATGAGGATGAGGCGGCGATTTTGCTGGGCGCTTCGGGCTGGCAGATGTTCCGCCGCGTAACGCTGCCAAATATTCGCTGGGCGCTGCTCTACGGCGTGGTGCTGACCAACGCCCGCGCCATCGGCGAGTTCGGCGCGGTGTCGGTGGTGTCCGGCTCTATCCGCGGCGAGACGCTGTCACTGCCGCTGCAGATTGAACTGCTGGAGCAGGACTATAACACCGTCGGCGCGTTTACCGCCGCCGCGCTGCTGACCCTGATGGCGATTCTGACCCTGTTTTTAAAGAGTGCGTTGCAATGGCGCCTGAATAACCAGGAAAAACGCGTGCAACAGGAGGGAAATCATGAGCATTGA